In Archangium violaceum, the following are encoded in one genomic region:
- a CDS encoding DUF4105 domain-containing protein, with amino-acid sequence MRVLPALVAGLLMALPASAEETLAERIHRLETEHGLVLRAPASEDAALVAEVEAGLAALPPALRRVPGGPLELVLHPDPAPLGMGNESPRRPEWSEGRERFHLYAFVPTQERRATLRTARLTDAELERLWRRRAVVHAVMQRWDDARGWSRTARWRRLAGWLAPFERPLTFTEEARLSYEGAFSRARGQKSASLDLVTFAEELFVPVESLREEALSVDDRVRCQELSRSRALGELLEADGLWTPPPRGHCPAFDTWADVGKLSHFELLLAVSTGRQPESLFGHLLMRPVWREGETPRGPSFEAVVQPVALTGMETGGPSYIVKGLSGGFSLGFLTATRGDLSHETLELEQRTIRRYRLRLTPSEQVRLLERVWEMERRGYLPYYFLTDNCASALLFLVNSALEGDRRVRTPGVLWVLPSATLDSFARLEVTGPDGKRQPLLEYVPDALESTGERAWRAHESREEALDALATKVSAEVHTRLRLLHRRLQSPEPEKRREAWSRVPALVEAALASVPEAERESVRTLIHAYVAWSVRVERSEMDRAEDERMKVERNRLVKIQGPVPTPQDGLRERQQLFEREDELQRRLAVLDRIAYFQQALATAQRREPTRNEARTLARAEAVEATFVTATDVQGELHSGTLSEVDPVDFLERDHARKVREESELASRALPYSGAGRMSVALGMDRLPSGHARPVVTLWTSGLSEAMGETYLHGIRPGNDLRVLDGEMRVEPRRGVPRVLDSRLTLLGYRTLLREPPWHRRTLFDELGWGMEALMETREAGTDLRYRATAQGEALLVVDEGTHFHRYTTLGVGARTGMRWGLDELVPVVGPRLTFSQRVGLPGSVANAVRLEAAWSPLFILSRGLRHEAEASLRMDLLVGHWGRRGIRLSPRAQVRWEGTLDGWPSGRAEPRLDLAVELM; translated from the coding sequence ATGAGAGTCCTCCCAGCGCTGGTGGCAGGGCTCCTGATGGCGCTGCCCGCCAGCGCCGAGGAGACGCTCGCGGAGCGTATTCACAGGTTGGAAACGGAGCACGGACTGGTGTTGCGCGCTCCCGCCTCCGAGGACGCCGCGCTCGTGGCGGAGGTGGAGGCCGGGCTCGCCGCGCTCCCTCCCGCGCTGCGCCGTGTTCCCGGCGGACCGCTGGAGCTGGTGCTGCACCCGGATCCGGCGCCGCTCGGCATGGGCAATGAGTCCCCGAGGCGGCCGGAGTGGAGCGAGGGCCGGGAGCGCTTCCACCTCTATGCCTTCGTTCCCACCCAGGAGCGGCGCGCCACGCTGCGCACGGCCCGGCTCACCGACGCGGAGCTGGAACGGCTGTGGCGGCGGCGCGCGGTGGTGCACGCGGTGATGCAGCGCTGGGACGATGCGCGCGGATGGAGCCGCACCGCGCGCTGGCGCCGGCTGGCCGGTTGGCTCGCGCCCTTCGAGCGGCCCCTCACCTTCACCGAGGAGGCACGCCTCTCCTACGAGGGCGCCTTCAGCCGGGCACGCGGGCAGAAGAGCGCGTCGCTGGACCTGGTCACCTTCGCGGAGGAGCTCTTCGTCCCGGTGGAGTCACTCCGTGAGGAGGCGCTCTCCGTGGACGATCGGGTGCGCTGCCAGGAGCTGTCCAGATCACGGGCGCTCGGTGAGCTACTGGAGGCGGACGGGCTGTGGACGCCACCGCCGCGAGGCCACTGCCCCGCCTTCGACACATGGGCGGACGTGGGGAAGCTGTCGCACTTCGAGCTGCTGCTCGCCGTCTCCACGGGCCGGCAGCCCGAGTCGCTCTTCGGCCACCTGCTGATGAGACCCGTGTGGCGCGAGGGCGAGACGCCGCGAGGGCCGAGCTTCGAGGCGGTGGTGCAGCCCGTGGCCCTGACGGGGATGGAGACGGGAGGTCCGAGCTACATCGTGAAGGGGCTGTCCGGAGGCTTCTCGCTGGGCTTCCTCACCGCGACGCGGGGAGACCTGTCGCACGAGACGCTGGAGCTGGAGCAGCGCACCATCCGCCGCTACCGCCTGCGGCTCACCCCGAGCGAGCAGGTGCGGCTGCTGGAGCGCGTCTGGGAGATGGAGCGGCGCGGCTACCTGCCCTACTACTTCTTGACGGACAACTGCGCGAGCGCGCTCCTCTTCCTCGTCAACAGCGCGCTGGAGGGAGACCGGAGGGTGCGCACGCCCGGAGTGCTCTGGGTGCTGCCGAGTGCCACGTTGGATTCGTTCGCCCGGTTGGAAGTGACGGGTCCGGACGGGAAGCGGCAACCGCTCCTGGAGTACGTACCGGATGCGCTCGAGTCCACCGGGGAGCGCGCCTGGAGGGCGCACGAGTCACGCGAGGAAGCGCTCGATGCACTGGCCACGAAGGTGAGTGCCGAGGTGCACACGCGGCTGCGCCTGCTGCACCGGCGCCTCCAATCTCCCGAGCCGGAGAAGCGCCGCGAGGCGTGGTCCCGGGTACCCGCGCTGGTGGAGGCCGCGCTCGCCTCCGTGCCGGAAGCGGAGCGGGAGTCCGTGCGCACGCTGATCCACGCCTATGTCGCCTGGTCGGTCCGGGTGGAGCGCTCGGAGATGGACCGGGCCGAGGACGAGCGGATGAAGGTGGAGCGCAACAGGCTCGTGAAGATTCAAGGGCCGGTGCCCACGCCCCAGGACGGCCTGCGCGAGCGCCAGCAGCTCTTCGAGCGAGAGGACGAGCTGCAGCGGCGGCTCGCGGTGCTCGATCGCATCGCCTATTTCCAGCAGGCGCTGGCCACCGCGCAGCGGCGCGAGCCCACCCGGAACGAGGCCCGCACGCTCGCGCGAGCCGAGGCCGTGGAGGCCACCTTCGTCACCGCCACCGATGTGCAAGGCGAGCTCCACTCCGGGACGCTCTCCGAGGTGGACCCGGTGGACTTCCTCGAGCGCGACCACGCGCGGAAGGTGCGGGAGGAGAGCGAGCTGGCCTCGCGGGCCCTGCCGTACTCGGGCGCGGGGCGGATGTCGGTGGCGCTGGGAATGGACCGGCTCCCCTCGGGACACGCGCGGCCGGTGGTGACCCTGTGGACGTCGGGGCTGAGCGAGGCCATGGGCGAGACGTACCTGCATGGCATCCGGCCCGGGAATGATCTGCGCGTGCTCGATGGAGAGATGCGCGTGGAGCCGAGGCGCGGAGTGCCTCGCGTTCTGGACTCCCGGCTCACCCTGCTGGGCTACCGCACCCTGCTGCGGGAGCCCCCCTGGCACCGGCGCACGCTGTTCGACGAGCTGGGCTGGGGCATGGAGGCGCTGATGGAGACCCGGGAGGCGGGAACGGACCTGCGGTACCGGGCCACCGCCCAGGGCGAGGCGCTCCTGGTGGTGGACGAGGGCACCCACTTCCACCGCTACACCACGCTGGGCGTGGGGGCCCGGACGGGGATGCGTTGGGGTCTGGACGAGCTCGTTCCCGTCGTGGGCCCCCGGCTCACCTTCTCGCAGCGCGTGGGCCTACCCGGCTCGGTGGCCAACGCGGTGCGCCTGGAGGCCGCCTGGTCCCCCCTGTTCATCCTGTCCCGGGGGTTGCGGCACGAGGCGGAGGCCTCGCTCCGGATGGACCTGCTCGTCGGACACTGGGGACGCCGGGGCATCCGGCTCTCACCCCGGGCCCAGGTGCGCTGGGAGGGCACGCTCGACGGCTGGCCCTCGGGCAGGGCCGAGCCGCGCCTGGACCTGGCCGTCGAGCTGATGTGA
- a CDS encoding DUF4388 domain-containing protein, producing MFPTPALVLRQREGALAETPFPLLLHALSIEERTCTLELKVRQREKRITFEDGAPVSFSSNLLHETLGKFLVEKGKLSEVDYQKALAESVQTDVAIGGLLVQKGLISPFDLYKQMQANMAMSLLDCFRWTDARYRLIADIEPPDTSVRMNPAQLILTGIASMMPFDEVATHFTFTDDRRFAQVPGVEGPKLSSKDARLFQALRFRPTFPELMQRSGLDTDSTLRRLYAFCLLGLADFAEEVDKRPQPAPSAVAATPAPLPGPALTPLPGSLEIVDAAALASAGPSGVPFSDDDEAVKNALLSAFLSHRSQDPFDLLGVPENPQPVALRKAFLGLADKFSPLRFQTPDLKEKAEALLVAYARAYGALSEVEQAALWRKRRQAAREKKAGTGRPSTAEQFRIRTDLLDATTQFDEAMKRLKAENYAGAFEYFEYACDIEPKPLYRAYRAWARYLMKPEAHGKLALQELADVVKQEPGCEEAWFFTGEAARGEAQWALAEDAYRKAFKLNPKNRRYVDLIQDTMKRVKR from the coding sequence ATGTTTCCCACCCCGGCCCTGGTCCTGAGGCAGCGCGAGGGGGCGCTCGCCGAGACGCCGTTTCCCTTGCTGCTGCACGCGCTGTCCATCGAGGAGCGCACGTGCACGCTGGAGCTGAAGGTCCGCCAGCGCGAGAAGCGCATCACCTTCGAGGACGGCGCGCCGGTGTCGTTCTCCAGCAACCTGCTGCACGAGACGCTGGGCAAGTTCCTGGTGGAGAAGGGGAAGCTGTCGGAGGTGGACTACCAGAAGGCGCTCGCAGAGAGCGTGCAGACGGACGTCGCCATCGGCGGGCTGCTGGTGCAGAAGGGGCTCATCAGCCCGTTCGACCTGTACAAGCAGATGCAGGCGAACATGGCCATGAGCCTGCTGGACTGCTTCCGCTGGACGGATGCGCGCTACCGGCTCATCGCCGACATCGAGCCGCCGGACACCAGCGTGCGGATGAATCCGGCGCAGCTCATCCTCACGGGCATCGCGAGCATGATGCCCTTCGACGAGGTGGCCACGCACTTCACCTTCACGGATGACCGGCGCTTCGCGCAGGTGCCGGGGGTGGAGGGGCCGAAGCTGTCCTCGAAGGACGCGCGGCTGTTCCAGGCGCTGCGCTTCCGGCCCACCTTCCCGGAGCTGATGCAGCGCTCGGGGCTGGACACCGACTCCACGCTGCGCCGCCTGTATGCCTTCTGCCTGCTGGGGCTGGCGGACTTCGCGGAGGAGGTGGACAAGCGCCCGCAGCCCGCGCCCTCGGCGGTGGCCGCGACTCCGGCGCCGCTGCCGGGCCCCGCGCTGACGCCGCTGCCGGGCAGCCTGGAGATCGTGGACGCGGCGGCCCTCGCGTCGGCGGGGCCCTCGGGCGTGCCGTTCTCGGATGATGACGAGGCGGTGAAGAACGCGCTGCTGAGCGCCTTCCTGTCGCACCGGAGCCAGGATCCCTTCGACCTGCTGGGCGTGCCGGAGAACCCGCAGCCGGTGGCGCTGCGCAAGGCGTTCCTGGGGCTGGCGGACAAGTTCTCGCCGCTGCGCTTCCAGACGCCGGACCTGAAGGAGAAGGCGGAGGCGCTGCTGGTGGCGTACGCGCGGGCGTACGGAGCGCTGTCGGAGGTGGAGCAGGCGGCGCTGTGGCGCAAGCGGAGGCAGGCGGCGCGCGAGAAGAAGGCGGGGACGGGACGGCCGTCGACGGCGGAGCAGTTCCGCATCCGCACGGACCTGCTGGACGCGACCACGCAGTTCGACGAGGCGATGAAGCGGCTGAAGGCGGAGAACTACGCGGGCGCGTTCGAGTACTTCGAGTACGCGTGCGACATCGAGCCGAAGCCGCTCTACCGGGCGTACCGGGCATGGGCGCGCTACCTGATGAAGCCGGAGGCCCACGGCAAGCTGGCGCTGCAGGAGCTGGCGGACGTGGTGAAGCAGGAGCCGGGTTGCGAGGAGGCGTGGTTCTTCACGGGCGAGGCGGCGCGCGGCGAGGCCCAGTGGGCGCTGGCCGAGGACGCGTACCGGAAGGCCTTCAAGCTCAACCCGAAGAACCGCCGGTACGTGGACCTCATCCAGGACACGATGAAGCGCGTGAAGCGCTGA
- a CDS encoding tetratricopeptide repeat protein, translating to MSSWFLWMVLSAVTGSPLLAAVLVLAFVFVADRYTVGILPSPLRALGRWQRASKLERVLQTNPHDRQARVELADLRLGRGRYAAAVEVLKPNLEAGDDDVRTLFLLGVAYLGAGDAARGELLLKEAAKLDPGYQMGSIDLELGRFRLARGDTKGAIEALERLRAARPGTVEGRVLLARALDASGKDGEGALVREEAWKEYVAAPGFQRRRERLWAWRARPSRPIAYGVALVVVLALGFSVLSQIQAPGPSPDGYGYYDDPGMAADGE from the coding sequence ATGAGTTCGTGGTTCCTGTGGATGGTGCTCTCCGCGGTGACGGGCAGCCCGCTGCTCGCGGCGGTGCTGGTGCTGGCCTTCGTGTTTGTGGCGGATCGCTACACCGTGGGGATTCTGCCGAGTCCCCTGCGGGCGCTGGGTCGCTGGCAGCGTGCGTCGAAGCTGGAGCGGGTGCTGCAGACCAACCCGCATGACCGCCAGGCGCGCGTGGAACTGGCGGACTTGAGGCTGGGACGGGGCAGGTACGCGGCGGCGGTGGAGGTGCTCAAGCCCAACCTGGAGGCAGGGGACGACGACGTGAGGACGCTGTTCCTGCTCGGCGTGGCGTACCTGGGCGCGGGGGACGCGGCCCGGGGCGAGCTGCTGCTGAAGGAGGCCGCGAAGCTGGACCCCGGCTATCAGATGGGGTCCATCGACCTGGAGCTCGGGCGCTTCCGGCTGGCGCGCGGGGACACGAAGGGCGCCATCGAGGCGCTGGAGCGCTTGCGCGCGGCTCGGCCCGGGACGGTGGAGGGGCGGGTGCTGCTGGCGCGGGCGCTCGACGCGAGCGGCAAGGATGGGGAAGGGGCCCTGGTGCGAGAGGAGGCCTGGAAGGAGTACGTGGCCGCCCCCGGTTTCCAGCGCCGGCGCGAGCGGCTGTGGGCCTGGCGCGCACGTCCCAGCCGTCCCATCGCCTACGGGGTGGCGCTGGTGGTGGTCCTGGCGCTCGGCTTCTCCGTCCTCAGCCAGATTCAGGCCCCCGGGCCCTCGCCGGACGGGTACGGGTACTACGACGACCCGGGGATGGCGGCCGACGGCGAGTGA
- a CDS encoding Ig-like domain-containing protein has translation MSRLAALAYAPALLLALAVLLPAAQARAQQTCTVTNDGTNGGQTTTYTNDTIACGTATGSKTQNQPPCLRYERDLHGNFALTGNTLAQDCRPAYQTTPATPTPLVGTVTNPNNCYLYDSSPDLFWTLDDAGGATAKVLTTSNAAAESTTASSQSNLVLPAKAKVMYARLYWAATRFNTSGNGDQKAEPDLTVKLSRPGVGGFAERTLQADDWHYESTSAGHYQYQATVDITDLVKGFGGGIFRVSDVQALSLDRNGTMYSFSGWWMVVFYEVEGVTKRHLKLFDGMKVVTPMGPATTVVLNGFYVPDYAVDAKLGLVAFEGEMPGIAGQDDGDSFWFNGQRISNDLNPANDFFNSSRTWTRQKTDAGTYTTIEQTDTPLTGLDPKPDGGTLNTVPMSKTGDLPQLTGTPGSMSGMDLDVVDVTVAYGDKCAVTKTISLNSGGDHFWLGGFITSITTQAPDFTNTIKEVTLVEKPDGTPRTDGTIRPGDTIEYTISTTNEGDDHSKGTVLTDRIPDALTYVPGTIRVIPVDATTWSSKTDAPLDDVAEYDAQTITIRLGTGATATQGGRVAMGQSTKVSFKAKVRSDYTGNVDNQGFIEAGGELGIDPVKTPTRAPDGAGPTRINVAIVPVPKITTPAHGSSTNDNTPTYSGTALPNTTVTVKLPDGTVLCTTTADAAGNWTCTGTRNLPEGSNTIQVTAEDASHNVSQPATSTFTVDTVAPAAPTITSPANGSTITEQRPTYTGTAEPNSTVIVVVDGKEIGRVTASSTGGWSLPSPDYLTNGPHTVTATSMDAAGNTSPQASSTFTVAATAPETTLTGKPPNPSSSATGTFTFTSPTAGATFECKLDGGNWTPCTSGQSYTGLTDGDHTFMVRAKDPVSGNVDLTPETYTWKIVRDSDNDGIPDSLEDKNNNGQVDPGETDPTKTDSDNDGIPDGVEDKNHNGQVDPGETDPTKTDTDGDGIPDGIEDKNHNGQVDPGETDPTKTDTDGGGVSDGVEDKNHNGQIDPGETNPLDPADDKVDNKDSDGDGIPDSIETATGTNPNDADSDDDGITDGNEDKDHDGVVDAGETNPRNPDTDGDGIQDGTESGLTSPQGSGTNTSVFVPDADPSTTTNPLDPDTDDGGVKDGDEDRNHNGRIDQGETNPNDPKDDKDTDGDGVPDVIEVDRGLDPNDSDTDNDGVADGRDGLTDTDGDGLIDARDPDSDNDGIKDGTELGVTRGNAPAGTDLNSPDFVPDEDPSTTTNPKNPDTDNDGIKDGDEDRSHNGRFDSDETDPNDLDTDKDGLQDGEEDSNHNGHFESGETDPRDPDTDHGGVKDGDEVKSNRNPLDDMDDLIVAGRGCSTSGGSPLVWLAALMLAVPLMRSRRSSRRGTAVAGGLLGLLGVLSAPAADAQAPASSPLSQSVDVQRYKPGPGATDILGVSGAKVDGHLGWHLGASLNYASDPLGFLDPRQDDFIYQIVAHQVTLDLMGSISLWERFELGVALPITYQASQSDGTSPVPALQSGVTGAGLGDVRLVPKAHLLSAGRFDLGVVVPVLFPSAGGKAFRGSSSVSARPQLIAEWGNENGLRLVANVGANLQRAEQVRNLRTGNELMYAVGAQVPLSEKLALRANLAGAFGLKDQDMEERPLEFLAAVQYRINPGLAAHVGGGPGITRGYGTPGFRVFAGIDWTQPGEHAPPPPANADGDVLADDQDKCPTGAEDVDGFEDEDGCPDPDNDGDGILDTQDKCPLQPETKNGFQDDDGCPDEVPPPPPVDSDKDGLMDDKDKCPSAAEDADGFQDTDGCPDPDNDKDGVADWEDQCPNQPEVINGVKDEDGCPDEGKSKVRLEAKRIVILEKVYFATGKDVILAKSFDLLNQVASVLKANPQIEKLRVEGHTDDQGNDASNLKLSQRRANNVRAFLLREGIAADRLEAVGYGETKPVDTNKTAAGRENNRRVEFNILKVAGEESGQTP, from the coding sequence GTGAGCCGCCTCGCGGCGCTGGCGTATGCGCCGGCCCTGCTGCTCGCTCTCGCCGTGTTGCTGCCGGCCGCCCAGGCCCGCGCGCAACAGACGTGTACCGTCACGAATGACGGTACCAATGGTGGCCAGACCACCACCTATACCAACGACACCATCGCCTGCGGCACCGCGACTGGCTCCAAGACGCAGAACCAACCGCCGTGCCTGCGCTACGAGCGAGACCTGCACGGCAACTTCGCGCTCACCGGCAATACGCTCGCGCAGGACTGCCGGCCCGCGTACCAGACGACTCCCGCGACTCCCACTCCGCTCGTCGGGACCGTCACCAATCCCAACAACTGCTATCTCTACGACAGCTCCCCGGATCTCTTCTGGACGTTGGACGACGCGGGCGGCGCCACCGCCAAGGTCCTCACCACCAGCAACGCGGCGGCGGAGTCGACGACCGCCAGCAGCCAGTCCAATCTCGTGCTGCCCGCGAAGGCCAAGGTGATGTACGCGCGCCTCTACTGGGCGGCCACCCGCTTCAACACCAGCGGCAACGGCGACCAGAAGGCGGAGCCGGACCTCACCGTCAAGCTGTCCCGGCCGGGAGTTGGTGGATTCGCCGAGAGGACCCTCCAGGCCGACGACTGGCACTACGAGTCCACGAGCGCCGGTCACTACCAGTACCAGGCCACGGTGGACATCACGGACCTCGTGAAGGGGTTCGGCGGGGGCATCTTCCGGGTGTCGGACGTGCAGGCGCTGTCGCTGGACCGCAATGGCACCATGTACTCCTTCAGCGGCTGGTGGATGGTCGTCTTCTACGAGGTGGAGGGCGTGACCAAGCGGCACCTGAAGCTGTTCGACGGCATGAAGGTCGTGACGCCGATGGGCCCGGCCACCACGGTCGTCCTCAATGGCTTCTACGTCCCGGACTACGCCGTCGACGCGAAGCTGGGCCTCGTGGCCTTCGAGGGAGAGATGCCGGGTATCGCCGGGCAGGATGACGGCGACTCGTTCTGGTTCAACGGCCAGCGGATCAGCAACGACCTGAACCCCGCGAACGATTTCTTCAACAGCTCGCGCACCTGGACGCGGCAGAAGACCGACGCGGGGACCTACACGACGATCGAGCAGACCGATACGCCGCTCACGGGGCTCGACCCGAAGCCCGATGGAGGGACGCTCAACACGGTCCCGATGAGCAAGACGGGAGATCTGCCCCAGCTCACCGGCACGCCCGGAAGCATGTCGGGCATGGATCTGGACGTGGTGGACGTCACGGTGGCCTACGGTGACAAGTGCGCCGTGACGAAGACCATCAGCCTCAACAGCGGCGGTGACCACTTCTGGCTGGGCGGCTTCATCACCTCCATCACCACCCAGGCCCCGGACTTCACCAACACCATCAAGGAGGTCACCCTCGTCGAGAAGCCGGACGGCACGCCCCGCACGGACGGCACCATCCGCCCAGGCGACACCATCGAGTACACCATCAGCACCACCAACGAGGGCGACGACCACTCCAAGGGCACCGTCCTGACGGACCGCATCCCCGACGCGCTGACCTACGTCCCTGGCACCATCCGGGTCATCCCGGTGGATGCGACCACCTGGAGTTCGAAGACGGACGCGCCGCTCGATGACGTCGCCGAGTACGACGCCCAGACGATCACCATCCGCCTCGGCACGGGCGCCACGGCTACCCAGGGCGGCCGCGTGGCCATGGGGCAGAGCACCAAGGTCTCCTTCAAGGCCAAGGTCCGGAGCGACTACACGGGCAACGTGGACAACCAGGGCTTCATCGAGGCCGGTGGCGAGCTGGGTATCGACCCGGTGAAGACGCCCACCCGCGCTCCGGATGGCGCCGGTCCCACGCGCATCAACGTCGCCATCGTCCCGGTGCCCAAGATCACCACGCCGGCCCATGGCAGCTCCACCAACGACAACACGCCCACGTACTCCGGCACCGCCCTGCCGAACACCACGGTCACCGTGAAGCTCCCGGACGGCACGGTCCTCTGCACCACAACCGCCGATGCCGCCGGCAACTGGACCTGCACCGGGACGAGGAACCTGCCCGAGGGCTCCAACACCATCCAGGTGACGGCCGAGGACGCCAGCCACAACGTGAGCCAGCCGGCCACCAGCACCTTCACGGTGGACACGGTGGCGCCCGCCGCGCCCACCATCACCTCGCCCGCCAACGGCTCCACGATCACCGAGCAGCGCCCGACGTACACCGGCACGGCCGAGCCCAACTCCACGGTCATCGTGGTCGTTGACGGCAAGGAGATCGGCCGCGTGACCGCGAGCTCGACGGGTGGTTGGTCGCTCCCCTCGCCCGACTACCTCACCAACGGCCCGCACACCGTCACCGCGACCTCGATGGACGCGGCCGGCAACACCAGCCCCCAGGCCAGCTCGACGTTCACCGTCGCCGCGACCGCGCCGGAGACCACCCTCACCGGCAAGCCGCCGAACCCCAGCTCGAGCGCCACGGGCACCTTCACGTTCACCTCGCCCACGGCCGGGGCCACCTTCGAGTGCAAGCTCGACGGCGGGAACTGGACGCCGTGCACCAGCGGGCAGAGCTACACGGGCCTGACCGATGGCGACCACACCTTCATGGTGCGGGCGAAGGATCCTGTCAGCGGCAACGTGGACCTCACGCCGGAGACGTACACCTGGAAGATCGTCCGCGACAGCGATAACGACGGCATCCCCGACAGCCTCGAGGACAAGAACAACAACGGCCAGGTCGACCCGGGCGAGACCGACCCGACGAAGACCGACAGCGACAACGACGGCATCCCCGATGGCGTCGAGGACAAGAACCACAACGGCCAGGTCGACCCGGGTGAGACCGACCCGACCAAGACCGACACCGACGGTGACGGCATCCCCGATGGCATCGAGGACAAGAACCACAACGGCCAGGTCGACCCGGGTGAGACCGACCCGACCAAGACCGACACCGATGGCGGCGGCGTGTCCGACGGCGTCGAGGACAAGAACCACAACGGCCAGATCGACCCGGGTGAGACCAATCCGCTCGACCCCGCGGACGACAAGGTGGACAACAAGGACTCGGACGGTGACGGCATCCCCGACTCCATCGAGACGGCTACCGGCACCAACCCGAACGACGCCGACTCCGATGACGACGGCATCACCGACGGCAACGAGGACAAGGACCACGACGGCGTCGTGGACGCGGGCGAGACCAACCCGCGCAACCCCGACACGGACGGCGACGGCATCCAGGACGGCACCGAGTCGGGCCTGACCTCGCCCCAGGGCTCCGGTACCAATACGAGCGTCTTCGTCCCCGACGCGGACCCGAGCACCACGACGAACCCGCTCGACCCCGACACCGATGACGGTGGCGTCAAGGACGGTGACGAGGACAGGAACCACAACGGCCGCATCGACCAGGGCGAGACCAACCCGAACGACCCCAAGGACGACAAGGACACCGACGGTGACGGCGTGCCCGACGTCATCGAGGTCGACCGGGGCCTCGACCCGAACGACTCGGACACCGACAACGACGGCGTCGCCGATGGCCGGGACGGTCTCACCGACACGGACGGGGACGGCCTCATCGACGCGCGTGACCCGGACAGCGACAACGACGGCATCAAGGACGGCACCGAGCTGGGCGTGACGCGAGGCAATGCTCCCGCGGGCACCGACCTCAACTCGCCGGACTTCGTGCCGGACGAGGATCCGTCCACCACCACCAACCCGAAGAACCCCGACACCGACAACGACGGCATCAAGGACGGTGACGAGGACCGCAGCCACAATGGCCGTTTCGACTCTGACGAGACCGACCCGAACGACCTGGACACCGACAAGGACGGCCTCCAGGACGGCGAGGAGGACAGCAACCACAACGGCCACTTCGAGTCCGGCGAGACCGACCCGAGGGACCCCGACACCGACCACGGTGGCGTCAAGGACGGCGACGAGGTGAAGAGCAACCGCAACCCGCTGGACGACATGGACGACCTCATCGTGGCCGGCCGTGGCTGCAGCACCTCGGGTGGCTCGCCCCTGGTGTGGCTGGCGGCGCTGATGCTCGCCGTGCCGCTGATGCGCTCGCGGCGCTCCTCGCGCCGTGGCACCGCGGTGGCCGGCGGGCTGCTGGGCCTCCTGGGTGTCCTGTCCGCTCCGGCGGCGGACGCCCAGGCTCCGGCCTCCTCCCCGCTGTCCCAGTCCGTCGACGTGCAGCGCTACAAGCCCGGCCCCGGTGCCACCGACATCCTCGGTGTCTCCGGCGCCAAGGTGGACGGCCACCTCGGCTGGCACCTGGGGGCCTCGCTCAACTACGCGAGCGACCCGCTGGGCTTCCTCGACCCCCGTCAGGACGACTTCATCTACCAGATCGTCGCCCACCAGGTGACGCTGGACCTGATGGGCTCCATCTCCCTGTGGGAGCGGTTCGAGCTGGGCGTGGCGCTGCCCATCACGTACCAGGCCTCGCAGAGCGACGGCACCTCTCCCGTGCCGGCCCTCCAGAGTGGCGTGACCGGCGCCGGCCTGGGTGACGTGCGGCTGGTGCCCAAGGCGCACCTGCTGTCGGCGGGCCGGTTCGACCTGGGTGTCGTCGTCCCCGTGCTGTTTCCCAGCGCGGGCGGCAAGGCCTTTCGCGGCAGCTCGAGCGTGAGTGCCCGGCCCCAGCTCATCGCCGAGTGGGGCAACGAGAACGGCCTGCGGCTGGTGGCCAACGTCGGCGCCAACCTCCAACGCGCGGAGCAGGTGCGCAACCTGCGCACGGGCAACGAGCTGATGTACGCGGTGGGCGCCCAGGTGCCCCTGTCCGAGAAGCTCGCGCTCCGGGCCAACCTCGCCGGCGCGTTCGGGCTGAAGGACCAGGACATGGAGGAGCGTCCGCTGGAGTTCCTCGCGGCGGTGCAGTACCGCATCAATCCGGGACTGGCGGCCCACGTGGGCGGTGGCCCGGGCATCACCCGTGGCTACGGCACGCCGGGCTTCCGCGTCTTCGCCGGCATCGACTGGACGCAGCCCGGTGAGCACGCCCCGCCCCCTCCCGCCAACGCGGATGGGGATGTGCTCGCGGACGACCAGGACAAGTGCCCCACCGGCGCCGAGGACGTGGACGGCTTCGAGGACGAGGACGGCTGCCCCGACCCCGACAACGACGGGGACGGCATCCTCGACACGCAGGACAAGTGCCCCCTCCAGCCCGAGACGAAGAACGGCTTCCAGGACGACGACGGCTGCCCGGACGAGGTCCCGCCTCCGCCGCCCGTGGACTCGGACAAGGACGGCCTCATGGACGACAAGGACAAGTGCCCCAGCGCCGCCGAGGACGCGGATGGCTTCCAGGACACCGACGGCTGCCCGGATCCGGACAACGACAAGGACGGCGTGGCGGACTGGGAGGACCAGTGCCCCAACCAGCCCGAGGTCATCAACGGCGTGAAGGACGAGGACGGCTGCCCCGACGAGGGCAAGTCCAAGGTGCGCCTGGAGGCCAAGCGCATCGTCATCCTGGAGAAGGTCTACTTCGCCACGGGCAAGGACGTCATCCTCGCCAAGTCCTTCGACCTGCTGAATCAGGTGGCGTCGGTGCTCAAGGCCAACCCGCAGATCGAGAAGCTGCGCGTGGAGGGCCACACGGACGACCAGGGCAACGACGCCAGCAACCTGAAGCTGTCGCAGCGCCGCGCGAACAACGTGCGCGCCTTCCTCCTGCGTGAGGGCATCGCCGCGGATCGCCTCGAGGCAGTGGGCTACGGGGAGACGAAGCCCGTGGACACCAACAAGACGGCGGCCGGCCGCGAGAACAACCGCCGCGTGGAGTTCAACATCCTGAAGGTGGCTGGCGAGGAGAGCGGGCAGACCCCGTAA